The following proteins come from a genomic window of Flavobacteriaceae bacterium MAR_2010_188:
- a CDS encoding LSU ribosomal protein L6P — MSRIGNNPVAIPQGVDIQVKDNLITAKGKLGELTQEFSEVEIKVEDGNVYVTRPSDNKAHKAKHGLYRSLINNMINGVSTGWTKQLELVGVGYRATNQGQKLDLALGFSHNIVLDIAPEVKVETIAEKGKNPIVKLTSHDKQLVGQVAAKIRGFRRPEPYKGKGIKFVGEQLRRKAGKSA; from the coding sequence ATGTCAAGAATAGGAAATAACCCAGTTGCGATTCCTCAAGGAGTCGACATTCAAGTTAAAGACAATTTAATTACTGCAAAAGGTAAGCTTGGTGAATTGACCCAAGAATTCTCTGAAGTAGAAATTAAAGTAGAGGATGGTAACGTTTATGTTACCCGTCCATCTGACAATAAAGCTCATAAAGCTAAACACGGACTATATAGATCATTGATCAATAATATGATCAACGGAGTATCTACCGGTTGGACCAAACAACTAGAGTTGGTTGGTGTAGGTTATAGAGCAACAAACCAAGGTCAAAAATTAGACCTTGCTTTAGGATTTTCACACAACATCGTATTAGACATTGCTCCTGAAGTTAAAGTTGAAACCATCGCTGAGAAAGGTAAAAACCCAATCGTGAAATTAACGTCTCACGATAAACAATTAGTTGGCCAAGTTGCTGCTAAGATTCGTGGTTTCAGAAGACCTGAGCCTTATAAAGGCAAAGGTATTAAGTTCGTTGGAGAGCAATTAAGAAGAAAAGCAGGTAAATCAGCTTAA
- a CDS encoding large subunit ribosomal protein L18: MALTKYKRRIRIKNRIRKVVSGTEARPRLSVFRSNKEIYAQIIDDVSGKTIAAASSRDKDLKADGNKSDMAILVGKTIAERALKAGVETISFDRGGYQYHGRVKSLAEGAREGGLKF; this comes from the coding sequence ATGGCATTAACAAAATACAAGAGAAGAATAAGAATAAAAAACAGAATTCGTAAAGTTGTTTCGGGTACTGAAGCAAGACCACGTCTGTCTGTTTTTAGAAGTAATAAAGAAATCTACGCTCAGATTATCGATGACGTTAGTGGTAAGACTATCGCTGCAGCATCTTCTAGAGACAAAGATCTTAAAGCCGATGGCAACAAGAGTGATATGGCAATATTAGTTGGTAAAACTATCGCAGAGAGAGCGTTAAAGGCAGGTGTTGAAACTATTTCTTTTGACAGAGGTGGTTATCAATATCACGGAAGAGTTAAATCATTAGCAGAAGGCGCTAGAGAAGGCGGACTTAAATTCTAA
- a CDS encoding SSU ribosomal protein S5P, translating into MYQKYKNAELVKPSGIDLKDRLVGVQRVTKVTKGGRAFGFSAIVVVGDEAGVVGHGLGKSKDVATAIAKAVEDAKKNLVRIPIIKGTLPHEQKGKFGGARVNIIPAAPGTGVIAGGAVRTVLEAVGVHDVLSKSQGSSNPHNVVKATFDALLQLRDAQSVAKERGISLDKVFNG; encoded by the coding sequence ATGTATCAAAAATATAAAAACGCAGAACTAGTTAAACCAAGTGGAATTGATCTTAAAGATCGTCTAGTTGGGGTACAAAGGGTTACTAAAGTTACAAAAGGTGGTAGAGCTTTCGGTTTTTCAGCGATTGTAGTAGTAGGTGACGAAGCAGGTGTTGTTGGTCATGGTCTTGGAAAATCTAAGGATGTTGCAACTGCGATTGCTAAGGCTGTCGAAGATGCTAAGAAGAACCTGGTAAGAATTCCTATTATAAAAGGAACATTACCTCACGAACAAAAAGGTAAATTTGGTGGAGCTAGAGTAAACATTATTCCTGCTGCGCCTGGTACCGGTGTAATTGCTGGTGGTGCTGTAAGAACAGTTCTTGAAGCAGTTGGAGTTCATGATGTACTTTCTAAGTCACAAGGATCATCTAACCCTCACAATGTTGTGAAAGCTACTTTTGATGCACTTCTACAATTAAGGGATGCACAAAGTGTGGCTAAGGAAAGAGGAATTTCTCTTGATAAAGTTTTTAACGGATAA
- a CDS encoding LSU ribosomal protein L30P produces MAKKIKVTKTKSAINRPKNQKRILESLGLRKIGQVVEHEATSSIMGMVSKVNHLVSVEETK; encoded by the coding sequence ATGGCAAAGAAAATCAAAGTAACCAAAACGAAAAGTGCAATTAACAGACCTAAAAACCAAAAAAGGATTTTAGAATCTCTTGGACTTCGTAAAATTGGACAAGTAGTAGAGCATGAGGCCACATCTAGTATAATGGGTATGGTATCTAAAGTGAATCATTTAGTTTCTGTAGAAGAAACAAAATAA
- a CDS encoding LSU ribosomal protein L15P, protein MDLSNLKPAKGSVKSQGKRVGRGQGSGKGGTATRGHKGAKSRSGYSKKIGFEGGQMPLQRRVPKFGFTNINRVEYQGINLDTLQMMVDENKIKDSVDFDNLIELGLANKREMVKILGRGELKSKLKVTAHKFTASAKAAIEAAGGEVVTL, encoded by the coding sequence ATGGACTTAAGTAACTTAAAACCAGCGAAAGGATCTGTTAAGAGCCAAGGCAAAAGAGTAGGTAGAGGACAAGGCTCTGGTAAAGGTGGAACTGCCACTAGAGGTCATAAAGGTGCCAAATCTCGATCTGGTTATTCTAAGAAAATCGGTTTTGAAGGTGGGCAAATGCCACTTCAAAGACGTGTTCCTAAATTTGGATTTACAAATATTAACCGTGTTGAATATCAAGGTATAAACCTAGATACTCTTCAAATGATGGTTGATGAGAATAAAATAAAGGATTCAGTAGATTTTGACAATCTAATCGAACTTGGACTTGCCAACAAAAGAGAGATGGTAAAGATTCTAGGTAGAGGAGAATTGAAATCTAAATTAAAAGTGACTGCTCATAAATTTACTGCTTCGGCTAAAGCCGCTATAGAAGCTGCAGGAGGAGAAGTTGTAACTTTATAA
- a CDS encoding protein translocase subunit secY/sec61 alpha: MKFIDTLKNVWKITELKDRIILTLGLLLVYRFGAQVVLPGIDASKLGGLAAGTDQGILGILNMFTGGAFANASVFALGIMPYISASIVVQLMGIAIPYLQKLQKEGESGRKKINQITRWLTIGICLVQAPGYLASLQPVFGIPQEAFLLGTGGMFYVSSVIILVTGTVFAMWLGEKITDKGIGNGISLLIMVGIIARLPVSFIQNASSRLDGGGNGGLMMILIELVIWLLIIMASVMLVMAVRKVAVQYARRTASGGYERNVFGSRQFLPLKLNASGVMPIIFAQAIMFVPSLIGKTMGSSDAGQWMQTEFADIFGFWYNFVFALLIIIFTYFYTAITVPTNKMADDLKRSGGFIPGIRPGTETSEYLDRIMSQITLPGSIFLALIAIFPAVIVKLMDVQAGWALFFGGTSLLIMVGVAIDTMQQVNSYLLNKHYDGLMKTGKNRKAVA, encoded by the coding sequence ATGAAATTTATAGACACTTTAAAGAATGTTTGGAAAATTACGGAATTAAAAGACCGTATCATTTTAACGTTAGGTCTGCTTTTAGTTTACCGATTTGGTGCCCAGGTAGTATTGCCGGGTATCGATGCTAGCAAACTAGGAGGCTTGGCTGCAGGAACTGATCAAGGTATTCTTGGAATACTTAATATGTTCACTGGTGGTGCCTTTGCAAACGCTTCGGTGTTCGCATTAGGGATTATGCCATACATTTCTGCATCTATTGTTGTTCAGTTAATGGGAATTGCGATTCCCTATCTACAAAAGCTGCAAAAGGAAGGCGAAAGTGGTCGTAAGAAAATAAATCAAATAACCCGATGGTTAACCATTGGTATCTGTCTTGTACAGGCGCCTGGTTACCTTGCTAGTTTACAACCGGTATTCGGAATTCCTCAAGAGGCATTCCTATTAGGTACTGGAGGTATGTTCTACGTTTCATCAGTAATTATCTTAGTAACAGGAACTGTGTTCGCTATGTGGTTGGGTGAAAAGATTACAGATAAAGGTATTGGTAATGGTATTTCACTTTTAATAATGGTTGGTATTATCGCTAGGTTACCAGTGTCCTTTATCCAAAACGCATCATCTAGATTAGATGGTGGCGGTAACGGTGGATTAATGATGATCTTAATTGAATTGGTTATATGGTTATTGATAATTATGGCATCTGTGATGTTGGTAATGGCTGTAAGAAAAGTGGCCGTACAATATGCAAGAAGAACAGCTTCTGGTGGATATGAAAGGAACGTTTTTGGTTCTAGACAGTTTTTACCATTAAAGTTGAATGCTTCCGGTGTTATGCCAATTATCTTCGCTCAAGCAATAATGTTCGTGCCGAGTTTAATCGGTAAGACTATGGGAAGCTCTGATGCCGGTCAATGGATGCAAACCGAGTTTGCCGATATCTTCGGATTCTGGTATAACTTTGTATTCGCATTATTGATTATAATCTTTACTTATTTCTATACCGCCATTACAGTACCAACAAATAAAATGGCAGACGATTTAAAGAGAAGCGGTGGTTTTATCCCAGGTATCAGACCAGGTACAGAGACATCAGAATATCTAGATAGGATTATGTCACAGATAACCTTACCAGGCTCAATCTTTTTGGCCTTGATAGCGATATTCCCTGCTGTCATTGTTAAGTTGATGGATGTACAAGCAGGTTGGGCATTATTTTTCGGTGGAACTTCGCTGTTGATTATGGTTGGAGTTGCAATCGACACTATGCAACAAGTCAATTCTTACCTTCTTAATAAGCATTACGATGGTTTGATGAAAACTGGTAAAAATAGAAAAGCAGTTGCATAA
- a CDS encoding bacterial translation initiation factor 1 (bIF-1), producing MAKQSAIEQDGTIIEALSNAMFRVELENGHIVTAHISGKMRMHYIKLLPGDKVKLEMSPYDLSKARITYRY from the coding sequence ATGGCAAAACAATCAGCAATAGAACAAGACGGAACGATTATCGAAGCATTATCAAATGCAATGTTCCGTGTTGAATTAGAAAATGGTCACATCGTGACCGCCCATATCTCTGGTAAGATGCGTATGCATTACATTAAATTACTACCAGGAGATAAAGTAAAATTAGAGATGAGTCCTTACGATTTAAGTAAGGCAAGAATAACATATAGATATTAA
- a CDS encoding LSU ribosomal protein L36P (manually curated) — MKVRASVKKRSAECKLVRRKGRLYVINKKNPRFKQRQG; from the coding sequence ATGAAAGTAAGAGCATCAGTAAAAAAACGTAGCGCAGAATGTAAATTGGTGCGCCGGAAAGGAAGACTTTACGTAATTAACAAAAAGAATCCTAGATTCAAACAAAGACAAGGATAA
- a CDS encoding SSU ribosomal protein S13P has protein sequence MARIAGVDIPKQKRGVIALTYIYGIGRSRSQEILATAKVDESTKVDDWTDEEIGAIREAVGTYTIEGELRSETQLNIKRLMDIGCYRGIRHRAGLPLRGQRTKNNSRTRKGRRKTVANKKKATK, from the coding sequence ATGGCAAGAATTGCAGGTGTAGATATACCAAAACAAAAAAGAGGGGTTATTGCCCTTACCTACATTTACGGAATAGGTAGAAGTAGATCTCAAGAAATTTTAGCTACCGCTAAAGTAGATGAAAGTACTAAAGTAGATGATTGGACCGATGAAGAAATCGGAGCCATTCGTGAAGCTGTTGGAACTTACACTATTGAAGGTGAATTGCGTTCTGAGACCCAGTTGAACATTAAGCGTTTAATGGACATTGGATGTTACAGAGGTATTCGTCATAGAGCTGGTCTTCCGTTGAGAGGTCAACGTACCAAGAACAACTCTAGAACGAGAAAAGGTAGAAGAAAAACAGTTGCTAACAAGAAGAAAGCAACCAAATAA
- a CDS encoding SSU ribosomal protein S11P produces the protein MAKSSTKKRKVIVDAIGEAHVNASFNNIIISLTNKKGDVVSWSSAGKMGFRGSKKNTPYAAQLAAEDAAGVAKDAGLKKVKVYVKGPGNGRESAIRSLHNAGIEVSEIIDVTPLPHNGCRPPKRRRV, from the coding sequence ATGGCAAAGTCGAGTACTAAAAAACGTAAAGTTATTGTTGACGCAATAGGTGAGGCACATGTAAATGCTTCCTTCAACAATATTATTATCTCTTTAACCAACAAAAAAGGCGATGTTGTTTCATGGTCTTCTGCTGGTAAAATGGGCTTCAGAGGTTCTAAAAAGAACACTCCTTATGCAGCTCAACTAGCTGCTGAAGATGCAGCAGGTGTTGCTAAAGATGCAGGCCTTAAAAAGGTAAAAGTGTATGTTAAGGGACCAGGTAATGGTAGAGAATCTGCAATAAGATCTTTGCATAATGCTGGTATCGAGGTTTCAGAAATCATCGATGTTACTCCTTTACCTCATAATGGATGTAGACCTCCAAAAAGACGTAGAGTATAA
- a CDS encoding SSU ribosomal protein S4P has product MARYTGPKTKIARKFGEAIFGDDKAFEKRNYPPGQHGNNRRRGKKSEYAIQLMEKQKAKYTYGILERQFRNMFKKATSSPGITGQVLLQLAESRLDNVVYRMGLSPSRSGARQLVSHRHITVNGELVNIPSYILKAGDNVGVREKSKSLESIQSSLTNSSQVYEWITWNKDTMQGTFVSVPERIQIPEKINEQFIVELYSK; this is encoded by the coding sequence ATGGCAAGATATACTGGTCCTAAAACTAAAATAGCCCGAAAATTCGGTGAAGCTATTTTTGGTGACGACAAAGCATTCGAGAAAAGAAATTATCCTCCGGGTCAACACGGTAACAACCGTAGACGTGGTAAAAAATCTGAATACGCAATCCAGTTAATGGAAAAGCAAAAAGCTAAATATACCTATGGGATTTTAGAGCGTCAGTTCAGAAACATGTTTAAAAAAGCTACCTCTTCTCCAGGTATTACCGGACAGGTTTTACTTCAATTGGCAGAATCTAGATTAGATAATGTTGTTTACAGAATGGGACTTTCTCCTTCTAGAAGCGGAGCAAGACAATTAGTATCTCACAGACACATCACAGTTAATGGTGAATTGGTAAACATACCTTCATACATTCTTAAGGCTGGTGACAATGTTGGTGTTAGAGAAAAATCTAAATCTTTAGAATCTATTCAGAGCTCGTTGACTAACAGTAGTCAAGTTTACGAATGGATTACTTGGAACAAGGACACTATGCAAGGAACATTTGTTTCTGTGCCAGAAAGAATCCAAATTCCAGAAAAGATAAATGAACAATTCATCGTTGAATTATATTCTAAATAA
- a CDS encoding DNA-directed RNA polymerase subunit alpha → MAILNFQKPDKVIMIDSTEFEGKFEFRPLEPGYGLTVGNALRRVLLSSLEGFAITSIRIEGVDHEFSTISGVVEDVTEMVLNLKQINFKRQIDEIDNESVSISISGQDQITAGDFQKFISGFQVLNKDLVICNLDPKVSVNMEITIEKGRGYVPAEENKKSSAPIGTIFTDSIYTPIKNVKYSIENFRVEQKTDYEKLIFEIITDGSIPPKDALTEAAKILIHHFMLFSDERITLEADEIAQTETYDEESLHMRQLLKTKLVDMDLSVRALNCLKAAEVDTLGDLVSFNKNDLMKFRNFGKKSLTELEELVHVKGLNFGMDLTKYKLDKD, encoded by the coding sequence ATGGCAATATTAAATTTTCAGAAGCCGGACAAAGTAATCATGATTGATTCTACCGAGTTCGAAGGTAAATTTGAGTTTAGACCTTTAGAACCAGGCTATGGACTAACAGTAGGTAATGCTTTAAGAAGAGTTTTGTTATCTTCATTAGAGGGATTCGCAATTACTTCAATCAGAATTGAAGGAGTTGATCACGAATTTTCAACTATTTCTGGTGTAGTAGAAGATGTAACCGAAATGGTTTTAAATCTTAAACAAATCAATTTTAAACGTCAGATTGACGAAATCGATAACGAATCGGTCTCAATTTCGATCAGCGGACAAGATCAAATTACAGCCGGAGATTTTCAGAAATTCATTTCTGGTTTTCAAGTTTTAAATAAGGATTTGGTTATATGTAACCTTGACCCTAAGGTGAGCGTTAATATGGAAATCACTATCGAAAAGGGTAGAGGTTATGTTCCAGCAGAAGAAAATAAAAAATCATCTGCACCAATTGGTACGATCTTTACTGATTCTATATACACACCAATTAAAAATGTTAAGTATAGCATAGAAAATTTCCGTGTAGAGCAAAAGACCGATTACGAAAAATTAATTTTCGAAATTATCACTGATGGCTCTATTCCTCCCAAGGATGCGTTGACAGAAGCTGCTAAAATCTTAATCCATCACTTTATGCTTTTCTCTGATGAAAGAATTACTCTTGAAGCAGACGAAATCGCTCAGACTGAAACATATGATGAGGAATCTTTGCATATGAGACAGTTATTGAAAACTAAACTAGTAGATATGGATCTTTCAGTACGAGCATTAAATTGCTTAAAAGCTGCAGAGGTAGATACTCTAGGTGATTTAGTTTCTTTCAACAAGAACGACTTGATGAAATTTAGAAACTTCGGTAAGAAATCATTGACTGAACTAGAAGAATTGGTTCATGTTAAAGGTTTAAATTTCGGAATGGACTTAACAAAATACAAATTAGATAAAGATTAA
- a CDS encoding LSU ribosomal protein L17P, which yields MRHGKKINHLGRKTAHRKSMLANMACSLIEHKRINTTVAKAKALKQFVEPMITKSKEDTTHNRRIVFARLRQKEAVAELFRDVAAKVGDRPGGYTRIIKLGNRLGDNADMAMIELVDYNDIYNVNTPAKKTTRRSRRSGTSTKTEKPVVSSKETKQEEE from the coding sequence ATGAGACACGGAAAAAAAATCAACCATTTAGGTAGAAAAACAGCCCACAGAAAATCAATGTTGGCAAATATGGCTTGTTCTTTAATTGAGCACAAGAGAATCAACACAACAGTTGCAAAGGCTAAGGCCTTAAAGCAATTTGTTGAGCCAATGATTACTAAATCTAAAGAAGATACAACTCACAATAGAAGGATTGTATTTGCGAGACTTAGACAGAAAGAAGCTGTTGCAGAACTTTTTAGGGATGTTGCCGCTAAGGTTGGTGATAGACCAGGAGGTTACACTAGAATTATTAAATTAGGTAATAGACTTGGTGATAATGCGGATATGGCGATGATAGAACTTGTTGATTACAATGATATCTACAACGTTAACACTCCTGCTAAGAAAACTACACGTAGATCTAGAAGAAGTGGTACTAGTACTAAAACGGAAAAACCTGTTGTTTCATCGAAAGAAACTAAGCAAGAGGAGGAATAG